A genomic region of Magnolia sinica isolate HGM2019 chromosome 6, MsV1, whole genome shotgun sequence contains the following coding sequences:
- the LOC131247979 gene encoding vacuolar protein sorting-associated protein 25, which produces MQKLGDFKLPHFFNYPPYFTLQPVRDTREKQVQLWKELILDYCRSQKIFVIGLEEEFPLFTNPAIERTLSHEAREVFLSALVSEGRAEWMDKGRKKCLILWLRIQDWADCILRFVKENGLEDSVMTLEEIRSGIESRGTELAGIDRTVLMRALRLLEQKGKAAIFKGTSADDEGVKFSA; this is translated from the exons ATGCAGAAATTGGGTGATTTCAAGCTGCCTCATTTCTTCAATTATCCTCCTTATTTTAC TTTGCAGCCAGTAAGGGATACGCGGGAGAAGCAGGTACAACTTTGGAAGGAACTGATACTTGATTACTGTAGAAGTCAAAAGATTTTTGTCATTGGATTGGAAGAAGAATTTCCCCTGTTCACAAATCCAGCGATTGAAA GAACTCTCAGCCATGAAGCTAGGGAGGTGTTCCTTTCAGCCCTGGTTTCAGAAG GGCGAGCTGAATGGATGGATAAAGGACGCAAGAAATGTCTTATTCTCTGGCTTCGTATTCAAGATTGGGCCGATTGTATTTTACGTTTT GTGAAGGAGAACGGATTGGAAGACAGCGTGATGACTCTAGAAGAAATTCGCTCTGGAATCGAATCCCGAGGAACAG AGTTAGCGGGGATTGACCGCACTGTGCTGATGCGGGCACTGAGATTGCTAGAACAGAAGGGGAAAGCTGCCATTTTCAAAGGGACCTCTGCAGATGATGAAGGTGTGAAATTCTCTGCATAA